The Armatimonadota bacterium region GACCCGGAAGACAGCCTTTACCTGGTAGACACTGGTGCCTTACGAGCCTGTTCCGACCGTACCAGTGGTTATTCGCACTTCAACATCGCGAATGCGCTCGTATGCGTGGGGTTGACACAACGTCTGCTCATTGAAAATCCCTTCGCTCGCGTCGGCATCGTGACTCCCTACAACGCCCAGGCATCATTGATACACGCCATGCTACTGGATTGCGACCTGGCACACGAGGTGCGTGTGGCTACCGTACACCGCTTTCAGGGCGAGGAAAGACAGGCAATTATCTTTGATTGCGTGGATGCGCCGCCTTTTGGATGGGTAGGGCAGTTCCTGCGAGGGAGTAGGCCCGCTGAAGAGAGCACGCGCCTGTTGAACGTGGCGGTGACACGCGCGCAGCAGCAACTCTATCTAGTGGGTGATGCGGGGTATCTGGAACGCAAACTTCCCCCACAGGTGTTGCTCCGGTATATCCTGTGGAAGATACGGCGCGAGGGAACGGTGCTGGACGGTTCACATTTCGTGGGCGTAGCAATGGACAACAACCGTTCGTGGCGGTGGGTGAGCGAAGCGGATTTCCTGCCGATGCTTCAGCAGGACCTGCGTGAGGCGATGCGGCAAAGAGGAAGCATTACCGTGATGGAACCCCTCCTGCGCCGCGACGATGGAGAAACGCTGGTCTCTCTGCTCACGGACCTGCTACGGACAAGAGTGGAGGTAAACATCCTACACGCAGAGAGCACCACCCTACACGAACGCGCTACCGCTTTGCATCAGATGGGAGCAAAGCTCATCCCTTTGCGTCTGCCACAGGGCAGACAGGAGTTTCAGGACTGGTGCGCCTTTATCGGTAGGCAGGCTGCATGGTGGGGCAGCGTGGTGATGCCCTATCGGCAAGCGGCGTTCGTGCGGGTAGCTTCGCGCGCCACCATGAACGAGCTGCAATTTCTGCGTCGTCCCCGCTCCGGGGCATAAACTTTGACAACGGCGCCAACTGGCGTTATAATAAAGATGCAGTGCGCCCCCGTAGCTCAGTGGATAGAGCGCCGGCCTCCGGAGCCGGGTGCGGAGGTTCGATTCCTCTCGGGGGCGCCATTTTCTTTCTTCCCCTGCAGGCTCTTTTTCGGTTATAATCTTAGTGACTTCATTCCGCAGAAAGGGGTCTATTCATGGCACGTCCTGATGGGCGCGGCTCGCAGGAGCTGCGTCCCCTGCGCTTGACGCGGGGGGTGATGAAATATGCTGAAGGCTCTTGTCTGATCGAAGCGGGAGATACCCGTGTGATTTGTACCGCCTCTGTGGAGGACCGCGTTCCGCCTTTCCTGAAGGGCACCGGCACCGGTTGGGTGACCGCGGAGTACGGGATGTTGCCACGCTCCTGTCGCCAGCGCACACCTCGCGAGATCACCAAAGGCGCGCCCGGTGGACGCACGATGGAGATACAGCGGCTGATCGGACGTGCCCTGCGCTCAGTGGTGCAGCTGGAGAGCTTGGGAGAGCGTACCATTACTATCGACTGTGACGTACTCCAGGCGGACGGCGGCACGCGAACAGCTTCCATCACCGGTGGGTTTGTTGCACTGGCGGAGGCGCTGCACTGGATGCGCCAGAAGGGCATGATTAAACACATGCCTCTCAATGACATCGTGGCGGCAGTGAGCGTAGGAGTGGTGGGAGGAGCGGATTTGCTCGACCTGTGCTACGATGAAGATTATCAAGCCTCGGTGGACATGAACGTGGTGATGACAGGCAAGGGCAAATTCGTGGAGGTGCAGGGCACTGCAGAGGGGCTACCTTTCGGCAGAGATCGACTGAACAAGCTGCTGGACCTGGCGCAGTTGGGCTTGCAGCAAATCTTCCAGATACAGCGTGAGGTACTGAAGGACATTCTATAGATGAAAAGGGAACTGGTCATCGCGACGAACAATCTCAAGAAGCTCCGCGAGATGCACGCTCTGCTACAGGTGTTGGAGGAGGATGGCATCGCCATCAGGTCGCTGCGCGATTTCCCTCCGTACCCGGAGCCCGAAGAAGATGGCGACGATTACATCACGAATGCTCTGCTTAAAGCGCGTGCTGCCGTCGCACACACAGGCAGGGTTTGCATCGCCGACGACAGCGGGCTGGAAGTAGAGTATCTCGGTGGCAAGCCCGGGGTGCATTCCAAACGCTTCGCTGGCGAGGATACCCCCTGGAATGTCAAAATCGCCAAACTGCTGGAGCTGCTGGAAGGTGTTCCGCAGGAGCAGCGAGGTGCACGCTTCAACTCGGTTATCGCTATCAGCACTCCCTGGGATGCAGAATATATCCTGCGGGATACCTGTCGCGGATGGATTTACTGGGAGCCTCGTGGCGAGCATGGCTTCGGTTACGACCCTGTGTTTTACTTACCTGAGCTGGGCTGCACGATGGCGGAGCTACCTATGGAGCGCAAGAACCAGATCAGCCACCGTGCCAAGACTCTATCGGCAGCGATACCTCTACTGCGGTGGCTATTTGGGCAACGGAA contains the following coding sequences:
- a CDS encoding ribonuclease PH, translating into MARPDGRGSQELRPLRLTRGVMKYAEGSCLIEAGDTRVICTASVEDRVPPFLKGTGTGWVTAEYGMLPRSCRQRTPREITKGAPGGRTMEIQRLIGRALRSVVQLESLGERTITIDCDVLQADGGTRTASITGGFVALAEALHWMRQKGMIKHMPLNDIVAAVSVGVVGGADLLDLCYDEDYQASVDMNVVMTGKGKFVEVQGTAEGLPFGRDRLNKLLDLAQLGLQQIFQIQREVLKDIL
- a CDS encoding non-canonical purine NTP pyrophosphatase, whose translation is MKRELVIATNNLKKLREMHALLQVLEEDGIAIRSLRDFPPYPEPEEDGDDYITNALLKARAAVAHTGRVCIADDSGLEVEYLGGKPGVHSKRFAGEDTPWNVKIAKLLELLEGVPQEQRGARFNSVIAISTPWDAEYILRDTCRGWIYWEPRGEHGFGYDPVFYLPELGCTMAELPMERKNQISHRAKTLSAAIPLLRWLFGQRKPDFAF